A DNA window from Aureibacter tunicatorum contains the following coding sequences:
- a CDS encoding acyltransferase has translation MSQSAYTATALEDQSPTGSGAPKKRIYYLDYLRVISIFMVLLVHASEIFYLGPSMLEIKIDENNGFWVNLIDSAMRACVPLFVIASGYLLLPLKDSPETFYKRRFSRILFPFIIWSILYAVLPYLWGAIDLATMKTQLYTLTHSFNMPSGHLWFMYMFIGVYLFMPIISPWLKESSKKFMEFFLGIWFLTTFYHFAKLIFPNMLGEVYWNEFHTLWYFSGYIGYIVLAVYFRRFVNWSTSKNLIVGIPTFLIGYAVTYFVFKHQMGTAKDLYQLELSWRFCTPNVAMMTVGLFLIIKSIKIENQSINKVIKEISRLSFGIYLAHMFLLGPVYSYLIKGLELSTPVAIISTGTICFIATLALVKALSYLPKNKYLIG, from the coding sequence ATGAGTCAATCAGCATACACTGCAACTGCTTTGGAAGATCAAAGCCCTACTGGATCCGGAGCCCCTAAAAAGCGGATTTATTATTTGGATTATTTGCGAGTGATTTCAATTTTCATGGTGCTTTTAGTCCATGCCAGCGAAATTTTTTATTTAGGACCTTCGATGCTGGAAATCAAAATCGATGAAAACAATGGCTTCTGGGTAAATCTTATCGACAGCGCGATGAGAGCCTGCGTCCCTTTATTTGTCATTGCTTCTGGTTATCTGTTGCTCCCACTCAAAGATTCTCCTGAAACGTTTTACAAAAGAAGATTCTCCAGAATTCTGTTCCCATTCATCATATGGTCCATTCTATATGCTGTTCTGCCTTATCTCTGGGGTGCCATAGACTTAGCAACGATGAAAACGCAACTTTACACGCTTACGCATAGCTTCAACATGCCGAGCGGTCACCTGTGGTTCATGTACATGTTTATCGGAGTTTATTTATTCATGCCTATTATTTCTCCATGGCTAAAAGAATCCTCGAAGAAATTTATGGAGTTCTTTTTAGGCATTTGGTTTTTAACCACTTTTTATCATTTCGCAAAACTGATATTCCCCAATATGCTCGGAGAAGTCTATTGGAATGAATTTCACACTCTATGGTACTTCTCAGGATATATTGGCTATATAGTTTTGGCTGTATATTTTCGCAGATTTGTCAACTGGTCAACAAGTAAAAACCTCATTGTCGGCATACCGACATTTCTAATTGGATATGCTGTCACCTATTTTGTATTCAAGCATCAGATGGGCACTGCAAAGGATTTGTATCAACTTGAACTCTCTTGGAGATTTTGCACCCCTAATGTAGCAATGATGACTGTTGGCTTGTTTCTGATCATCAAAAGCATCAAAATAGAAAACCAATCGATAAACAAGGTTATCAAAGAAATCTCGCGATTAAGTTTTGGAATCTATCTAGCGCATATGTTCTTATTAGGTCCAGTATACAGCTACCTTATCAAAGGACTTGAATTATCAACTCCTGTAGCTATTATATCCACTGGAACAATTTGCTTCATCGCAACTTTAGCCTTAGTCAAAGCACTCTCCTATTTACCTAAGAACAAATACCTAATTGGGTAA
- a CDS encoding peptidase yields the protein MFRADIKSERDEDICILIKVDNHSYNYICECGEAKSLTVKECQNANAIFLSHTHIDHFVNFDTILRHQIGVGRKIVICGPEGIIGQVQSRLKSYCWNLIDENAIIYEVREIHKGGKIKSAILKPPHWNQADEMAFSSGRVFEEKDFYVEYEILDHKTDSIAYLFKGHDKVKINLPDGYKGGKWIAELKQAFENNDRERLIKIGEEKHKAKDLFHMISIQKGKRLGVIMDHLACPENHEKIKKKFTGCDDVIIESFYKDEDKELAEKNYHSYASMSGHIMKQCQVSKVVPVHFSRKYSVQEIDELIEEFNEAFI from the coding sequence ATGTTTAGAGCGGATATAAAGAGCGAAAGAGACGAGGATATATGTATTCTGATAAAAGTAGACAACCATTCATATAATTATATATGCGAGTGCGGAGAGGCGAAAAGCTTAACCGTCAAAGAATGCCAAAATGCAAATGCTATTTTTTTAAGCCATACGCATATCGACCACTTTGTTAATTTTGACACGATTTTGAGGCATCAGATCGGAGTAGGAAGAAAAATAGTGATTTGCGGGCCTGAAGGAATTATCGGTCAGGTTCAAAGCAGGTTGAAGAGTTATTGTTGGAACCTAATTGACGAGAATGCGATTATTTATGAAGTAAGGGAAATACACAAGGGAGGCAAGATCAAATCTGCGATTTTAAAACCTCCGCATTGGAATCAAGCTGATGAAATGGCCTTTTCGAGCGGGAGAGTTTTTGAGGAAAAGGATTTTTACGTTGAATATGAGATATTGGATCATAAAACCGATTCCATAGCTTACCTATTTAAAGGACATGATAAGGTTAAGATCAATTTGCCTGATGGATACAAAGGAGGAAAATGGATTGCCGAATTGAAGCAGGCTTTTGAGAATAATGATAGAGAAAGGCTAATAAAAATTGGAGAAGAGAAGCATAAGGCTAAGGATTTGTTTCATATGATAAGCATTCAAAAAGGCAAAAGACTAGGAGTAATCATGGATCATCTAGCTTGTCCTGAGAATCACGAAAAGATTAAAAAGAAATTCACAGGTTGCGATGATGTCATTATAGAGAGCTTTTACAAAGATGAGGATAAAGAATTAGCGGAAAAGAATTATCATAGCTACGCATCTATGTCAGGTCATATCATGAAGCAATGTCAAGTGTCTAAGGTTGTGCCTGTCCATTTTTCAAGAAAGTACAGCGTTCAGGAAATCGATGAATTGATTGAGGAGTTTAATGAAGCTTTTATTTAA
- a CDS encoding SDR family oxidoreductase — MNKTILITGSSTGIGKAVARHFHAHGWNVVATMRSPENENELNVLDNVLVTRLDVLDLESIDQAVNAGIEKFGKIDVLLNNAGYGAYGPLEAFPKENIVRQFNTNVIGLLDTTRAVLPHFRKNKNGTIINVSSIGGQMTFPLGSLYHGTKFAVEGISEALAFELNDIGINVKIIEPGIIDTDFSGRSFDFQNDPKLEEYQGVVSQVMQAFGGMGSQSSKPELVAEIIFEAANDKSNKMRYRAGEDAQQLLTARKSTDEDEFIQNIKNQFQL; from the coding sequence ATGAACAAAACAATTTTAATAACTGGCAGCAGCACAGGTATAGGGAAAGCTGTTGCCAGGCACTTTCATGCGCATGGTTGGAATGTAGTGGCAACCATGCGCTCTCCTGAAAATGAAAACGAGCTTAACGTCTTGGACAATGTTTTGGTCACTAGACTGGACGTACTGGATTTGGAATCGATTGATCAAGCTGTAAATGCCGGAATAGAAAAATTCGGAAAGATAGACGTTTTGCTCAACAATGCTGGATACGGAGCTTATGGACCATTGGAAGCATTTCCTAAAGAAAATATCGTTCGTCAATTCAACACCAATGTGATTGGATTATTGGATACCACAAGAGCTGTATTGCCTCATTTTAGAAAAAACAAAAACGGAACAATCATCAATGTTTCATCTATTGGAGGGCAAATGACATTTCCGTTAGGGTCGCTTTACCATGGGACAAAATTCGCAGTGGAAGGAATCTCGGAAGCCTTAGCTTTTGAGCTTAACGATATCGGCATCAACGTAAAAATCATTGAGCCGGGAATTATTGACACTGATTTTTCGGGAAGGTCTTTTGATTTTCAAAACGATCCAAAACTCGAAGAATATCAAGGAGTTGTTTCACAGGTAATGCAAGCATTTGGTGGAATGGGCAGTCAATCGTCAAAACCGGAGCTTGTCGCCGAAATAATATTCGAAGCGGCGAATGACAAGTCCAATAAAATGCGCTACAGAGCAGGCGAAGACGCTCAGCAATTATTGACCGCTCGAAAATCAACAGATGAAGATGAATTCATTCAAAACATCAAGAATCAGTTTCAACTATAA
- a CDS encoding phosphodiester glycosidase family protein — translation MQRSFFFALLVVFSFCIVSFDRVEHKVDEDLFVLHEAIPKSGKLKFYWKDGNGRRFESLGNLRKHLSENGEKLIFAVNGGMYDSKRKPQGLYVEDGTVKQNLDTCEDGYGNFYMQPNGVFYLKKEGKAEIVSTHDFELDSTIEFATQSGPMLLINGEYHKKLMKGSANVHIRNGVGILPNGNALFAMSKDKVNFYDLATLFKQKGCDNALYLDGYVSRTFASKSNWEQIDGDFGVIIAEVE, via the coding sequence ATGCAACGATCTTTTTTCTTCGCTCTTTTAGTTGTTTTTAGCTTTTGTATAGTATCATTTGATCGGGTTGAGCATAAGGTTGACGAAGACCTTTTTGTTTTGCATGAGGCAATTCCGAAATCTGGGAAGTTGAAATTTTATTGGAAAGACGGAAACGGCCGACGTTTTGAATCTCTTGGAAATTTGAGGAAGCATTTGTCTGAAAATGGCGAGAAGTTGATTTTTGCTGTTAATGGAGGAATGTATGACAGCAAGCGAAAGCCGCAAGGATTGTATGTGGAAGATGGGACTGTTAAGCAAAATCTGGATACTTGTGAGGATGGCTATGGCAATTTTTATATGCAGCCTAATGGCGTTTTTTATCTAAAAAAAGAGGGCAAAGCTGAAATAGTTTCAACCCATGATTTTGAATTGGATTCCACCATTGAATTTGCTACTCAATCGGGGCCGATGTTGTTGATAAATGGAGAGTATCATAAGAAGCTAATGAAAGGTTCCGCTAATGTGCATATTCGCAATGGAGTAGGGATACTTCCAAATGGAAATGCGCTTTTCGCCATGTCTAAAGACAAAGTTAACTTTTATGATTTGGCAACTTTGTTTAAACAGAAGGGATGCGATAATGCACTGTATTTGGATGGTTATGTGTCAAGAACTTTTGCTTCAAAGTCCAATTGGGAACAAATTGATGGCGATTTTGGTGTTATTATAGCAGAGGTAGAATAG
- a CDS encoding DUF6695 family protein yields the protein MFKLHYTVLLMFFIPFLSACKSTCSFPIVKSRTIKTDNAILIVLAYPEEVVRTTEAFYSNLLPLIGMGKKGSIRAGHAAMVLVKNGSKEFEYYDFGRYITPEGYSRMRSRASDPETKIDVKPRWKGDELVNVEELLQWLYDHPEKTKGIGDLYASLSTEVNYERVKEYIKIIEEEELLEYGPFVKNGSNCARFVTGAMYHGIMDEELQKKVRKLYHITPSGLGNVDAANSLDNYFVVNEDEIFQSNKDLDKIQRDIIFDWGKGHQPLSEKGTLSAPKNAEYEIGENWQWLGGFGSGGWFDVKPTQKDGFYLIAHYNALGECVFKSVFKTKQDLDVEEPFTVTYPSHFRKCTLIQDDEEIILQRVKKAKRYVSQSQLLS from the coding sequence ATGTTCAAACTGCATTATACTGTACTTTTAATGTTTTTCATCCCTTTCCTTAGCGCGTGCAAGTCCACTTGCAGCTTCCCCATTGTCAAGTCTCGTACTATCAAGACGGATAACGCGATCCTCATTGTTTTGGCTTATCCTGAAGAGGTTGTGAGAACCACTGAGGCTTTTTATTCCAATTTGCTTCCCCTGATAGGGATGGGAAAGAAAGGAAGCATACGCGCTGGACATGCGGCGATGGTGCTTGTCAAAAATGGCAGCAAAGAATTTGAATATTATGATTTTGGAAGATATATAACTCCCGAAGGATATTCTCGAATGAGGAGCAGGGCTTCGGATCCCGAGACAAAAATAGATGTTAAGCCAAGGTGGAAAGGCGATGAGCTGGTGAATGTTGAAGAGCTCTTGCAGTGGCTGTATGATCATCCTGAGAAAACCAAGGGCATTGGTGATCTGTATGCTTCACTAAGCACCGAAGTGAATTACGAAAGGGTGAAAGAGTATATCAAGATTATAGAAGAAGAGGAGCTTTTGGAATACGGGCCTTTTGTTAAAAATGGAAGCAATTGCGCTCGATTTGTTACTGGTGCCATGTATCATGGTATAATGGATGAGGAATTGCAAAAGAAAGTTCGCAAACTATATCATATCACACCTTCGGGGCTTGGAAATGTGGACGCCGCGAATTCTTTGGATAATTATTTTGTAGTCAATGAAGACGAAATATTCCAATCGAATAAAGATCTTGACAAGATTCAAAGAGATATCATTTTCGACTGGGGCAAAGGGCATCAACCTTTGAGCGAGAAAGGCACTTTGTCCGCTCCTAAGAACGCGGAGTATGAAATTGGTGAAAACTGGCAATGGCTGGGAGGTTTTGGCTCAGGAGGGTGGTTTGATGTCAAACCTACACAAAAAGATGGCTTTTATTTAATCGCACATTATAATGCATTGGGAGAATGCGTTTTCAAGTCAGTGTTTAAGACCAAGCAAGATTTGGATGTGGAAGAGCCCTTCACTGTAACATATCCATCGCACTTCAGAAAGTGCACGCTTATTCAGGATGATGAAGAAATTATCTTGCAAAGAGTCAAAAAAGCTAAAAGATATGTTTCGCAGTCTCAGCTTCTTTCATGA
- a CDS encoding DUF4932 domain-containing protein — MKVVFLRSCIFLLFALSCFGRQALGANEIVNEKRVDKTEVEYYDLMITVDPRVEFMDILNMISKVSTSLPALQEDYKLRILDWFDQEGLDELMQEYANMHKRIFKGDVAMPVQFVLSLDDNMQWNDNLFSDELGEIPKKDLNELSDLLRQIQKQSNFNSFYHSNQKYYQKSISRLVDVFEKSDERQSLIDYFRVNDLEMQMKLMLSINGAGNFGVRLSDTHGKTQEYVALINPNTLMECNSQWPQFDKFTTHNLFWHEFSHTLGNTYIYKHGDLFVKSESLFKPIEMPMNVQAYPDWITCMTEHLVRAVTVRMAERKYGKEISRLYFYDLEKASAFIYIDVFLEELEKYEQDPEMSFEEVVIAIGQRLASLPKGYGQKLFSQLEEKMLETPTYIDANKNMYADLIIVVPESVDQVDISNKVEWPGNQMHEAVNGWYYMHIDGESKVNMIFNNGKGFQTDDLLGISSASWYDGDENKWTEPKAIHKFEKFIDEDGLTVFFRSKNAFKGVPNLYYWKELVSFEEYIVDLRNKFFSDTEIVSGEEALEKDLSDYNILTYGNAKNNAYISSIAEKLPFKMLANGGFVADRVYDDDDIVLTSSWVNPDNKSKSLKIVYSANKENFIESETVARDGVHFHIMKDLIPLRSGNYKPYDYSVLRF; from the coding sequence ATGAAAGTAGTTTTTTTACGATCCTGCATCTTTTTACTTTTTGCTTTGTCGTGTTTTGGCCGGCAAGCTTTGGGTGCGAATGAAATAGTGAATGAAAAGCGAGTTGATAAAACGGAAGTTGAATACTATGATTTGATGATTACTGTTGATCCAAGAGTAGAGTTTATGGATATTTTAAACATGATTTCCAAAGTCTCTACCTCTTTACCTGCTTTGCAAGAGGATTATAAGCTCAGGATTCTTGATTGGTTTGATCAAGAGGGTTTGGATGAGCTAATGCAAGAATATGCGAATATGCACAAACGGATATTTAAAGGAGATGTGGCAATGCCTGTGCAGTTTGTATTGTCACTGGATGATAATATGCAGTGGAATGACAATTTATTCAGTGACGAATTGGGCGAAATTCCAAAAAAGGATCTAAATGAACTGTCTGATTTGCTCCGACAAATTCAAAAGCAATCGAACTTTAACAGCTTTTACCATTCGAACCAGAAGTATTATCAAAAATCGATTTCCAGATTGGTAGACGTGTTTGAAAAGAGTGATGAAAGACAATCCTTGATTGATTATTTCAGAGTGAATGATCTTGAGATGCAAATGAAGTTGATGCTTAGTATTAATGGAGCAGGGAATTTTGGGGTTCGTTTGTCCGATACTCACGGGAAAACGCAAGAATATGTTGCTTTGATCAATCCCAACACCTTGATGGAATGCAACTCGCAATGGCCTCAGTTTGACAAATTCACAACGCATAATTTATTCTGGCATGAATTCAGCCACACACTGGGAAATACTTACATTTACAAGCATGGGGATTTGTTCGTGAAATCGGAGAGCTTGTTCAAGCCTATTGAAATGCCCATGAATGTTCAGGCCTATCCTGATTGGATTACCTGCATGACTGAGCATCTTGTAAGGGCGGTTACCGTGCGCATGGCTGAAAGAAAATACGGCAAAGAGATTTCGCGATTGTATTTTTATGACTTGGAGAAAGCCTCGGCTTTTATTTATATAGATGTGTTTTTGGAAGAGCTGGAAAAGTATGAACAAGATCCAGAGATGAGTTTTGAAGAGGTTGTAATTGCTATTGGACAGCGATTGGCAAGTTTGCCTAAGGGATATGGACAGAAGCTTTTTAGCCAATTGGAAGAGAAGATGCTTGAGACGCCTACTTATATCGATGCAAATAAAAATATGTATGCTGATTTGATCATTGTCGTTCCCGAATCGGTTGATCAGGTTGACATTTCAAATAAGGTGGAATGGCCGGGCAATCAGATGCACGAGGCTGTCAACGGTTGGTATTATATGCATATTGATGGAGAGAGCAAAGTCAATATGATTTTTAATAATGGCAAAGGATTTCAAACAGATGATTTGTTGGGAATTTCATCTGCATCTTGGTACGATGGCGATGAGAATAAATGGACTGAACCAAAAGCGATTCATAAATTTGAAAAGTTTATAGACGAAGATGGTCTTACGGTATTTTTCAGGTCAAAAAACGCTTTTAAGGGAGTCCCGAATTTATACTATTGGAAGGAGTTGGTCAGCTTTGAAGAATATATTGTTGATTTGAGAAATAAGTTTTTTAGCGATACTGAGATTGTTTCCGGCGAAGAAGCTCTTGAAAAGGATTTGTCGGATTACAACATTTTGACTTATGGGAATGCGAAGAATAATGCTTACATCAGTTCGATAGCTGAAAAGCTTCCATTTAAAATGTTGGCTAATGGGGGCTTTGTTGCGGACAGAGTTTATGATGATGATGATATTGTGCTCACATCTAGCTGGGTTAATCCGGATAACAAATCGAAGAGTTTAAAAATAGTATATTCCGCCAATAAAGAGAACTTCATAGAATCTGAAACTGTCGCTAGAGATGGTGTCCATTTTCATATTATGAAAGATCTTATTCCCTTGAGAAGCGGAAATTATAAGCCATATGATTATTCGGTCTTGAGATTTTGA
- a CDS encoding helix-turn-helix transcriptional regulator — protein sequence MHIEIESINQVHESLELDKPQNPLITVIDMKDYKVKKEWINQKYVNTLYSISMKDGSCGLEYGRNTYDFADGVMSFMAPGQVFSFSNKDNATGWMLLFHPELIRNTLLGDKIHQYNFFSYDVHEALHLSADEQKTVTDCMRIVENEAVSRIDKHSNSVIVSGLEFLLNFCNRFYERQFNTRSSENRDVLTKVEGLLKTYYHMDILSKSGLPTVAFLAEKINLSPGYLSDLLKSETGKTAKEHIDFYLINKAKFKLLNSASSISEIAYDLGFEYPQHFSKLFKNKTGYSPKEFRTNLN from the coding sequence ATGCATATAGAAATCGAATCCATAAACCAAGTCCATGAGTCTCTAGAACTTGACAAGCCCCAAAATCCTCTGATTACTGTCATTGACATGAAGGACTATAAAGTTAAAAAAGAGTGGATCAATCAAAAATATGTCAATACTCTCTATAGCATTTCAATGAAAGATGGAAGCTGTGGCTTGGAATACGGCCGAAACACTTACGACTTCGCTGATGGTGTCATGAGCTTCATGGCTCCCGGCCAAGTATTCTCGTTCTCCAACAAAGACAATGCGACCGGCTGGATGCTACTGTTTCATCCTGAATTAATTCGCAACACTTTGTTAGGCGATAAAATTCATCAGTACAATTTCTTTTCCTATGATGTCCATGAAGCATTGCATTTGTCTGCCGATGAGCAAAAAACTGTCACGGACTGCATGAGAATCGTCGAAAACGAAGCGGTATCACGCATCGACAAGCATAGCAATAGCGTCATTGTCTCTGGACTGGAGTTTTTGCTGAATTTCTGCAATAGATTTTACGAACGCCAATTCAATACCCGGTCCTCAGAAAACAGAGATGTATTGACTAAAGTGGAAGGCTTGTTGAAAACGTATTACCATATGGACATACTTTCCAAATCCGGATTGCCAACGGTAGCATTTTTAGCTGAAAAAATCAATTTATCGCCAGGGTATCTAAGCGATTTGCTGAAATCAGAAACCGGCAAAACCGCCAAAGAGCATATCGACTTTTACTTGATCAACAAAGCAAAATTCAAATTGCTCAACAGCGCGTCCTCCATAAGTGAAATTGCCTATGACTTGGGTTTTGAATACCCGCAACACTTCAGCAAACTTTTTAAAAACAAAACAGGCTATTCCCCTAAAGAATTTCGAACAAACTTAAATTAA
- a CDS encoding SDR family oxidoreductase, with amino-acid sequence MKNKSYLNKDLTGKTIVFTGGTDGMGKAAAQKLAGMGATIMLLGRSKEKTMKVVAELNSIAEKESVMYIPCDLASQKSIRKAAELILEHCPKIDVLINCAGMNAGERVITEDGYEMSWAVNHLAPFLLNNLLLDRMKASAPARIVNLSSATEKYGHIQLDDIPLKNKWSTFRSYTQAKLAMNMCTRKMAKELEGSGVTVNALNPGFIKTNLLRSLKGWELIIGVPYMFFFASKPEVGGDRILRLALSDEYEGVSGKYVYEDAVRDPNPEALDNELVDKVWKMSLEHIGF; translated from the coding sequence ATGAAAAATAAGAGTTATTTGAATAAGGATCTGACTGGAAAGACAATAGTTTTTACAGGAGGAACAGACGGCATGGGAAAAGCTGCCGCTCAGAAGCTAGCTGGTATGGGAGCTACGATTATGTTGCTTGGTAGAAGCAAGGAAAAAACGATGAAAGTCGTTGCCGAGTTGAATTCCATAGCTGAAAAGGAAAGCGTAATGTACATTCCATGCGACTTGGCTTCTCAAAAGAGTATTAGAAAAGCGGCTGAATTAATTTTGGAGCATTGCCCAAAGATAGATGTTTTGATCAATTGCGCGGGGATGAATGCAGGTGAAAGAGTAATCACAGAAGATGGCTACGAAATGAGCTGGGCTGTAAATCATCTTGCTCCATTTTTATTAAACAACCTTTTGTTGGATAGAATGAAAGCTTCAGCTCCGGCTCGCATTGTAAATTTATCTTCCGCGACTGAAAAATACGGACATATCCAGTTAGACGATATTCCATTAAAAAATAAATGGAGCACATTTAGGTCATATACTCAAGCGAAATTGGCGATGAATATGTGCACAAGAAAAATGGCCAAGGAATTGGAAGGTTCGGGAGTCACAGTCAATGCTTTGAATCCTGGATTTATAAAAACGAATCTACTAAGAAGTCTAAAAGGCTGGGAGCTGATTATCGGAGTTCCGTATATGTTTTTTTTCGCCTCCAAGCCTGAGGTAGGAGGAGATAGAATATTGCGCTTGGCTTTGTCAGATGAATATGAAGGAGTAAGCGGCAAATACGTGTATGAGGACGCTGTAAGAGATCCAAACCCTGAGGCATTGGACAATGAGTTAGTAGACAAAGTTTGGAAAATGTCTCTTGAGCATATAGGATTTTGA
- a CDS encoding class I SAM-dependent methyltransferase, giving the protein MKQSEVNNENKHIWDINAEEWDQHMGDEGNQWHKELIAPETERLLGMKTGERLLDIGCGNGLFARRMARKGVEVTAFDFSGENIEKAKKYNTEHIKYMVLDATSSSDLSKLKNVEYDGLVSNMVFMDMPNIECLFENVADLMTDKGSFVFSIQHPCFNSEFAQTKENGNLELSDYMANSTSKGIAIPSQKIEQYYFHRPISYYMNLGFDHGLVVSGFAEPVFAKEVNGFFSKFPPVMIIRMSKR; this is encoded by the coding sequence ATGAAACAAAGCGAGGTGAACAATGAAAATAAGCATATTTGGGACATCAATGCCGAAGAGTGGGATCAGCATATGGGAGATGAAGGAAATCAATGGCATAAAGAGCTTATAGCCCCGGAAACCGAACGTTTGTTGGGCATGAAAACGGGTGAAAGGCTTTTGGATATTGGTTGCGGTAATGGATTGTTTGCCAGAAGAATGGCTCGAAAGGGAGTGGAAGTGACTGCGTTTGATTTTTCGGGAGAGAATATTGAGAAAGCGAAAAAATACAATACTGAGCATATTAAATACATGGTGCTTGATGCTACTTCTTCATCTGATTTGAGTAAGCTAAAGAATGTAGAGTATGATGGCCTTGTTTCCAATATGGTGTTTATGGATATGCCGAATATCGAATGCTTGTTTGAGAATGTTGCTGATTTGATGACTGACAAGGGTAGTTTTGTTTTCTCTATCCAGCACCCTTGTTTTAATTCTGAATTTGCCCAAACCAAGGAAAATGGAAACTTAGAGTTAAGCGATTATATGGCAAATAGTACTTCAAAAGGTATAGCTATACCGTCGCAGAAAATAGAGCAATATTATTTTCATCGACCTATCAGTTATTATATGAACTTGGGTTTTGATCATGGACTTGTGGTTTCAGGTTTTGCAGAACCTGTTTTTGCAAAAGAAGTGAATGGTTTCTTTTCGAAATTTCCTCCAGTTATGATCATTAGAATGTCAAAAAGATAA
- a CDS encoding AraC family transcriptional regulator, with protein MTDFLKIMTLSEMFKLINLPAPKHPLITLIDYSKTPLQAQLPPCKVICDFYQITLKSDKNGFLKYGREKYDYQEGSLIYLAPGQVVQFSDAQDIQVDKGWSLFFHADLIRSFSLEKKMKDYGFFNYQSNEALHISEREKEIIDSIIKKMQIELDSHLDEYSEEVMVSNLELLLNYSKRFYNRQFITRKRFDVGLIAKFTELLETYFDEDKQKQLGLPTVQYFADELNYSSNYLNELIKKSTDRSILEHVHFKVIEMAKTKLLNTNMSISEIAYELGFEYSQYFSRLFKKKTGMTPISYRNIG; from the coding sequence ATGACAGATTTCTTAAAAATCATGACTTTGTCGGAAATGTTCAAACTTATAAACTTGCCGGCGCCTAAACACCCTTTGATAACGCTTATAGATTATTCCAAAACTCCTTTGCAAGCTCAATTGCCTCCTTGCAAGGTAATTTGCGATTTCTATCAGATAACCTTGAAGAGTGATAAAAATGGTTTTCTTAAATACGGCAGAGAGAAATACGATTACCAAGAAGGGTCTTTGATATATCTTGCGCCGGGCCAGGTAGTACAGTTTTCTGATGCTCAGGATATTCAAGTGGACAAAGGCTGGTCTTTGTTTTTTCATGCGGATTTGATCCGAAGTTTTTCTTTGGAAAAGAAAATGAAAGATTATGGCTTCTTTAATTATCAATCCAATGAAGCCTTGCATATCTCTGAAAGAGAAAAAGAGATCATAGATTCAATAATAAAAAAAATGCAGATTGAATTGGATTCGCACCTTGACGAATACAGCGAAGAAGTGATGGTTTCGAACCTAGAACTGTTGTTGAATTACTCCAAAAGATTTTATAACCGCCAGTTCATAACGCGCAAGCGGTTTGATGTGGGGCTGATCGCCAAGTTTACCGAGCTATTGGAAACCTATTTTGATGAGGACAAACAGAAACAACTCGGTTTGCCTACAGTTCAGTATTTTGCGGATGAACTAAACTATTCGTCAAATTATCTAAACGAGCTGATTAAAAAATCAACGGACAGGAGTATTTTGGAGCATGTTCATTTTAAAGTGATTGAGATGGCAAAGACCAAATTGCTGAATACTAATATGAGTATTTCTGAAATCGCTTACGAGCTTGGTTTTGAGTATTCGCAATACTTCAGTCGATTGTTTAAAAAGAAAACGGGCATGACGCCTATTTCATACAGAAACATTGGTTAA
- a CDS encoding DUF2147 domain-containing protein, with translation MKKLVVFLLFLFSSVNIFAQDKVDEILGVWEIKDKTAKMEVFKCGEEYCGKLLWGKDIVEKDGVTSKKDVKNPDPNLRSRDIVGITYLKGLTFDGDEYVNGRIYNSSNGKTYKCYVWFEDDILHLRGYLGLPTMGQTTKWFRIK, from the coding sequence ATGAAAAAATTAGTTGTGTTCTTATTATTTCTATTCAGCAGTGTGAATATTTTCGCTCAAGACAAGGTTGATGAAATATTGGGTGTATGGGAGATCAAGGATAAAACCGCAAAAATGGAGGTTTTCAAATGTGGCGAAGAATATTGCGGCAAATTATTATGGGGCAAGGACATTGTGGAAAAAGACGGTGTTACTTCCAAGAAGGATGTGAAAAACCCTGATCCGAATCTTCGAAGCAGAGATATTGTAGGAATTACGTATTTGAAAGGCTTGACTTTTGACGGCGATGAATATGTCAATGGCAGAATATATAATTCCTCCAATGGAAAGACATACAAGTGTTATGTGTGGTTTGAAGATGATATTTTGCACCTGCGCGGCTATTTGGGGCTTCCTACTATGGGGCAAACGACTAAATGGTTTCGAATCAAATAA